One part of the Leucobacter triazinivorans genome encodes these proteins:
- a CDS encoding ABC transporter substrate-binding protein, whose amino-acid sequence MPLNPEVKVVSMKIRNLGLLGLAAAAVVSLVACSSDAPSGGSSAAGADGPIKIRVQSQASIAAEPLYLGVEQGFFEEEGLDVEIVDLPDLSSAIAALQAGKLELAFTPTIGALQMARQNVPVTLIAPSDGINPVAAEAPLEEQRNYTSVGVYTSAASGIDNIEGLAGASIAVPELKAQADATITSVLQEADVETDEIEWLNLGFVPALEALKNDQVDAAFLVSPYSIEADAAGLKRIMNPSAVFFPQGSATSAWAASQSWAQENPEAVARFQRAIAKSAEWANENLEATQQHAIDRSGLKLTPEQMPQSYWPHAIDQAQLEEVDDKLVAIGFFDDAIDVSTILTPVAK is encoded by the coding sequence TTGCCCCTCAACCCCGAAGTGAAAGTTGTGTCAATGAAGATTCGCAATTTGGGACTCTTGGGTCTCGCCGCCGCAGCGGTCGTCTCGCTCGTAGCCTGCTCGTCCGATGCCCCCTCGGGTGGCAGTAGCGCTGCCGGAGCTGATGGGCCCATCAAGATCCGGGTGCAGTCGCAGGCCTCCATCGCCGCTGAGCCTCTGTACCTGGGCGTCGAACAGGGCTTCTTCGAGGAGGAAGGGCTCGACGTCGAGATAGTCGACCTGCCCGATCTTTCCTCCGCCATCGCGGCACTGCAGGCCGGCAAGCTCGAGCTCGCCTTCACCCCTACCATCGGCGCGCTGCAGATGGCGCGTCAGAACGTGCCGGTCACGCTGATCGCGCCGTCCGACGGGATCAACCCTGTCGCTGCCGAAGCCCCGCTCGAGGAGCAGCGAAACTATACCTCGGTAGGCGTCTACACCAGCGCAGCGAGCGGTATCGACAACATCGAAGGACTGGCGGGTGCGAGCATTGCCGTCCCCGAGTTGAAAGCGCAGGCCGACGCGACCATCACATCCGTACTTCAGGAAGCCGACGTTGAGACTGATGAGATCGAGTGGCTCAACCTCGGTTTCGTGCCCGCCCTTGAGGCACTCAAGAACGACCAAGTCGATGCAGCGTTCTTGGTCAGTCCGTACTCGATCGAGGCAGATGCGGCCGGCCTCAAGCGCATCATGAACCCGAGCGCCGTTTTCTTCCCGCAGGGTTCCGCCACCAGCGCGTGGGCCGCATCCCAGTCGTGGGCGCAGGAGAACCCTGAGGCCGTTGCGCGATTCCAGCGCGCGATTGCGAAGTCAGCGGAGTGGGCGAACGAGAACCTCGAAGCGACACAGCAGCACGCGATCGACCGCTCGGGTCTCAAGCTCACCCCGGAGCAGATGCCGCAGTCGTACTGGCCTCATGCCATCGATCAGGCGCAGCTCGAGGAGGTCGACGACAAGCTCGTCGCCATCGGGTTCTTCGACGATGCCATCGACGTCAGCACGATCCTGACGCCGGTAGCGAAGTAG
- a CDS encoding ABC transporter permease: protein MQSSIRASRAAIAPILYGMLGIVVLLAVWQWGSIQVASETVLPSVPSVVGALGNLLLTVGFWIEVLETLGIALFGWGLAAVLGVAVGVVVGTSDVANAAIRFSFEFLRPIPAIVILPLVMLILGPTAEMGVFLIVFGVTLPIAAQTAAGVESVDPVMLNTARSFGMTRGEVLWRVILPGASPFVGTAMRVAAPITLILTVVAGMLGGAPGIGNSLAIAQLAGRNEDIFAYVLVLGLMGLLLQTVAIRTERRLLHWHASYRKGH, encoded by the coding sequence ATGCAGTCATCAATCCGCGCGAGTCGCGCTGCGATCGCGCCCATCCTCTACGGAATGCTCGGCATCGTCGTCCTCCTCGCCGTCTGGCAGTGGGGCTCGATCCAGGTCGCCTCGGAGACCGTGCTGCCGTCGGTACCCTCAGTGGTTGGCGCGCTCGGCAACCTGCTGCTCACCGTAGGGTTCTGGATCGAGGTGCTCGAGACGCTGGGGATCGCGCTCTTCGGCTGGGGGCTCGCCGCGGTGCTGGGCGTGGCCGTTGGCGTTGTGGTCGGCACATCGGACGTCGCGAACGCCGCCATCCGGTTCTCATTCGAATTCCTGCGCCCCATCCCTGCGATCGTGATCCTGCCGCTCGTCATGCTGATTCTCGGCCCGACCGCCGAGATGGGTGTGTTCCTCATCGTGTTCGGTGTCACCCTGCCGATCGCTGCGCAGACCGCAGCCGGTGTGGAATCGGTGGATCCGGTGATGCTCAACACCGCGAGGTCGTTCGGCATGACGCGCGGCGAAGTGCTCTGGCGGGTCATCTTGCCGGGGGCCTCCCCATTCGTCGGCACCGCGATGCGCGTCGCCGCCCCGATCACCCTGATCCTGACGGTGGTCGCGGGAATGCTCGGCGGCGCACCCGGTATCGGCAATTCCCTCGCAATCGCTCAGCTGGCAGGCCGCAACGAGGACATCTTCGCCTACGTGCTGGTGCTCGGCCTGATGGGTCTCCTGTTGCAGACCGTCGCAATTCGTACCGAGCGTCGCCTGCTCCACTGGCACGCCTCCTACCGGAAGGGGCACTGA
- a CDS encoding ABC transporter permease: protein MAIAPSPTTRTTVIRAAAKAKRVRSRRPFLLGLEIGVPVLLILAWWFGSLNSANPFFPPLRDILLEFQNLWLFDKFASDVLPSVGNFILAYVIACAVGIAFGILLGLVKPLFWILDPIVQLVRSIPAVALLPIILATMGFGNEARIFAIVLAALFPVLISTIDGVRSTEPLLLETAQVYRLTRWEQLRSIYIPAASPQIFAGALVSLQVAFIVMITSEMMGAARGIGALTLLAQKSFDVKGMWAGIVLLGILGYLANLVFTMVRRRALAWYLGAQKAASAD, encoded by the coding sequence ATGGCCATCGCGCCGAGTCCCACCACACGCACCACCGTCATCCGCGCGGCGGCGAAGGCGAAGCGCGTGCGCAGCCGTCGTCCATTCCTTCTGGGGCTCGAGATCGGTGTGCCGGTCCTGCTGATCCTCGCCTGGTGGTTCGGCTCCCTGAACTCCGCCAACCCCTTCTTCCCGCCGCTGCGCGACATCCTTCTCGAGTTCCAGAACCTCTGGCTCTTCGACAAGTTCGCGAGCGACGTGCTGCCGAGTGTCGGCAACTTCATCCTGGCGTATGTGATCGCCTGCGCGGTCGGCATCGCCTTCGGTATCCTGCTCGGTCTCGTCAAGCCGCTGTTCTGGATCCTCGACCCCATCGTGCAGCTCGTGCGCTCGATCCCGGCGGTCGCCCTGCTGCCCATCATCCTGGCGACAATGGGGTTCGGCAACGAGGCGCGCATCTTCGCGATCGTGCTCGCCGCCCTGTTCCCCGTGCTCATCTCGACGATCGACGGCGTGCGCTCCACCGAGCCGCTGCTCCTCGAAACGGCGCAGGTCTACCGGCTCACCAGATGGGAGCAGCTGCGCAGCATCTACATCCCCGCGGCCTCGCCGCAGATCTTCGCGGGAGCGCTCGTGAGCCTGCAGGTCGCCTTCATCGTGATGATCACCAGCGAGATGATGGGGGCCGCGCGAGGGATCGGTGCCCTGACGCTCCTCGCCCAGAAGAGCTTCGACGTGAAGGGGATGTGGGCCGGCATCGTGCTGCTCGGCATCCTCGGCTATCTCGCGAACCTCGTCTTCACCATGGTGCGCCGCCGCGCCCTCGCCTGGTACCTCGGTGCGCAGAAGGCCGCCTCGGCCGACTGA